DNA sequence from the Janibacter sp. CX7 genome:
GCTCCTCGACCTGTGGGAGACCCTGCCCGGCGGGGAGCTGAACTTCCCGCCCGACTACCCGAAGATGCCCGGCGAGCCGCCCCGGGTGCAGCCGAGCAAGAAGGTCGCGTCGCACTGGGACGAGGACGGCAACCGCATCGAGGAGTAGGTGCGTTGGCCCGCCTGCGTGACGGTCTGCTCACCTGTGTCACGCCATCGGGTCACACACGTGCACATGTGGTCACTCAGGCCAGATCAGTCGAGGACCTCGCCCAGGTCGTAGGCCGCGGCCCGGTCGATCTGGTCGAGCGTGCACGACTCGGGGTCGCGGTCGGGCCGCCAGCGCAGGAACTGCACGGTGTGCCGGAATCGCCAGCCCTCGAGCTGGTCGAAGGCGACCTCGACGACCCGCTCGGGTCGCAGCGGCACGAAGCTGACGTCCTTGCCCGAGCTGAAGCGTGAGCGGTCGGTCTCGGCGTGCTCGATGTTGCCGTCGGCGTCGCGCCGCACGAGCGGCTCGAGCTCCTCGACGAGCTCGAGCCGCCGCTTCGCGGTGAAGGCCGCGATGCCGCCGACATTGAAGAGCTGCCCCTCGTGGAAGAGCCCGAGCAGCAGCGAGCCGACCCCCTGGCCGGACTTGTGCACGCGATAGCCGGTGACGACCGCCTCGGCGGTGCGCTTGTGCTTGATCTTGAGCATCGTCCGCTTGCCGGGGGAGTAGGGCGAGGCGAGCGCCTTGGCGACGACCCCGTCGAGCCCGGCGCCCTCGAAGCGGGTGAACCAGTCGCGGGCCTCGTCGGCATCGCGGGTGACCCGCGTCAGGTGCAGCGGCGCCCCCTTCGCCATGCCGTCGAAGAGCGTCTCGAGCCGCTCCCGCCGCTGGGCGAAGGGAGAGCTCGTCACGTCCTCGTCGCCGACGGCGAGCAGGTCGAAGGCGATCAGCTCCGCGGGCGTCTCCTGCGACAGCTTGGTGATCCGCGACTCGGCCGGGTGGATCCGCTGCCCGAGGGCCTCCCAGTCGAGGCGCTGGGCCCCCGGCTCGCCACTGCGGACGACGACCTCGCCGTCGACGACGGCGCTGCCGGGCAGGTGCTCACGGATCGCGGCGACGAGCTCGGGGAAGTAGCGGGTGAGCGGCTTCTTGCCCCGGCTGACGAGCTCGACGTCGTCGCCCTCCTTGCGCACGATGCACCGGAAGCCGTCCCACTTGGGCTCGTAGGAGTAGCCACCCTCCACGGCATCCGGCGCGGGCACGTCCGTGACGGCCTTGGCGAGCATCGGGTCGAGCACGAGGTCAGCGGGAAGTGGTGTCACTCACCACATTCTGCCCGCGAGCCACGACATTTGAGACGATGACGCCGTGACTCAACGGACGGTGGCCGAGCGGGCCCTGACCTACGGCGCGGTCGCCGCGGGATCCGCCCTCATGGGCGCCGGTTCGGTGTGGGTCGGGGCGGGCACCTACTTCGCGCGCAAGGTGCTCACCCCCGACCTCGTCCGCCCCGACGACACCCGGATCCACGTCATCCACTCGGACAGCGTGACCCTCTCCGGCACCCCCGACCTGCTCGTCCCCGGTCGCTACGGGCTGTGGCTGGACGGCGGTCGTGGCCACGCCCGCATCGGTGGGGTCCTCGAGGTCGACCACCGCCGGCAGCGGGTGCGCCGTGAGCTCCTCGGCGTCGACGAAGGCGTGCTGCAGCCCGGGACGGCCCGCTTCAACGGCTACTACTACGGCCGCGACCCCCGGGCCGACCTCGGCCTCGAGACCCAGGACGTCGTCGTGCCCGCGGAGCTCGGGCCGATGCCCGCGTGGGTCGTGCCCGGTGGCAGCGGCGACCGGTGGGCCGTCCTCGTCCACGGGCGCGGTGCGCGCCGGCACGAGACGCTGCGCGCCATCCCGGCGCTGCACGCCGCCGGCCTGACCTGCCTGGTCCCGAGCTATCGCAACGACGGCGACGCCCCGCGCGGTCCCGACGGGCGCTACAACCTCGGCCTGTCCGAGTGGCGCGACATCGAGGACGCCGTGCGCCTGGCGCTCGCCCGTGGCGCCCGCGAGATCGTGCTCGTCGGGTGGTCGATGGGCGGGGCGATCGTCCTGCAGTTCCTCGACCGCTCGCCCCTCGCCTCCGACGTCTCCCGGGCGGTCCTCGACGGTCCGGTCGTCGACTGGGGCGACGTGCTGCGGCACCACGCGGAGCTGCACCGCGTGCCCGCGCCCGTGTCCCACCTCGGCAGCGCGCTCATGGGCAAGCACTGGGCCCGTCGTCTCGTGGGCGTCAGCGAGAGCGTCGACGTCGCGAGGACCAACTGGGTCACCCGGGCGGAGGAGCTCGAGCACCAGATCCTGCTCATCCACTCGCGTGACGACGAGTTCGTGCCCGTCGGGCCGAGCGAGGCGCTCGCCGCGGCACGGCCCGACCTCGTGACCTTCGAGCCGTGGTCCCTCGCCCGGCACTGCAAGGAGTGGAACGTCGACCCGCGTCGCTGGACCGACACCGTCCTCGACTTCGTCCGCTAGCGCCGACTGCCGTCAGCCGGTCAGCGGCTCACCCGCCACAGGCCGAGGAGGGTCCCGTCCTCCTCGAGCAGGTGCCGGCACGACAGGCGAAGGGCGACCCCGTCACCGTCGAGGATGCGCGGGTGGTCGACGCGGCGCCCCCCGACGACCTGCGGGGTCCACGACAGGCCGAGCTCGTCGACGAGTCCGGCGCCGGCGAGGTCCGCGGCCAGGGAGGGCCCCCCTTCGCACAGCACGTGGGGCCCGAAGGTCTCCCGGGCGCGCTCGAGGACCTGCGCCAGGTCGACGGTCTCGTCGCCGCACAGCCAGGTGTTCTCCTCCTCGTCGATGCCGGCGGCGCTCGTCGTCGCGAGCACGACGTCGGGCTCGCCCCGGAGGGTCTCGGGCAAGTGCCCGCGGCGCGAGACGACGACGAGGGGCATGTCGGCGCTGCCATAGCCCTCCGCGCGGGCGGTGCCGGCGCCGACGAGCAGGACGTCCGCCGCGAAGCGCATCGCCGTGAAGGCCCGGTGATCGGCCGAGGAGTTGATCGACCCCGAGAGCCCGTCGCTGCCGGTGGCGGCGCCGTCGAGGGTCGTGACGAAGTTCAGCCGCAGGAGCGGACCGTCGTGGGCGTAGAGCGCGTCGAGGGTCTCCTCGTCGACGTCGGAGCCGGGGGAGACGTCGGTCGCCGCGTCGTCGGCGCTGAGGATCCGCATGGCGCGAGTCTGCCCCACGGGACCCCCGCCCTGACATGATGCGGCCATGGCCAAGGACAAGAAGTCAGCCAAGACGTCGTCTGCCACGTCCTTCCGCGAGGTGCTGCGTGCCGACCCCGGCACCGACCTGTCGAAGATCGACCCCCGTGGCACCCCCGGCTTCGACGGGGACAAGGCCGCCGGGCAGGCCGCGCTCGCCGAGCTCGCCGATGTCCTGTCCGAGCTGCAGGAGCGGCTCTTCGCCGAGTCCAAGGCGGGCGGCGGTCGCAGCGTCCTGCTCGTCGTGCAGGGGATGGACACCGCCGGCAAGGGCGGCATCATGCGACACGTCGTGGGCGCGGTCGACCCCCAGGGCGTCGACATCACGAGCTTCAAGGCGCCGAGCGCCGAGGAGCGCAAGCACCCCTTCCTGTGGCGCATCCGCAATGCGCTGCCCGAGCCGGGGATGATCGGGGTCTTCGACCGCAGCCACTACGAGGACGTGCTCATCGTGCGGGTCCACGACCTCGTGCCGCGCGCGCAGTGGTCGCGCCGCTACGGGCAGATCAACACCTTCGAGGAGACCGTCGCCGACAAGGGCACGACGATCATCAAGGTGATGCTGCACATCAGCAAGGACGAGCAGAAGGAGCGCCTCACCGAGCGTCTCGACCGCCCGGACAAGCACTGGAAGTTCAACCCCGGCGACATCGACGAGCGCGAGCACTGGGACGACTACCAGGAGGCCTACCAGGCCGTCATCGACAAGTGCTCGACCGAGGTCGCGCCCTGGTATGTCGTGCCGGCCGACCGCAAGTGGTTTGCCCGCCTGGCCGTGATGCAGCTGCTCAAGGAGCACCTCGAGGAGCTCGACCCGCAGTGGCCGAAGGCCGACTTC
Encoded proteins:
- a CDS encoding ATP-dependent DNA ligase, giving the protein MTPLPADLVLDPMLAKAVTDVPAPDAVEGGYSYEPKWDGFRCIVRKEGDDVELVSRGKKPLTRYFPELVAAIREHLPGSAVVDGEVVVRSGEPGAQRLDWEALGQRIHPAESRITKLSQETPAELIAFDLLAVGDEDVTSSPFAQRRERLETLFDGMAKGAPLHLTRVTRDADEARDWFTRFEGAGLDGVVAKALASPYSPGKRTMLKIKHKRTAEAVVTGYRVHKSGQGVGSLLLGLFHEGQLFNVGGIAAFTAKRRLELVEELEPLVRRDADGNIEHAETDRSRFSSGKDVSFVPLRPERVVEVAFDQLEGWRFRHTVQFLRWRPDRDPESCTLDQIDRAAAYDLGEVLD
- a CDS encoding S9 family peptidase yields the protein MTQRTVAERALTYGAVAAGSALMGAGSVWVGAGTYFARKVLTPDLVRPDDTRIHVIHSDSVTLSGTPDLLVPGRYGLWLDGGRGHARIGGVLEVDHRRQRVRRELLGVDEGVLQPGTARFNGYYYGRDPRADLGLETQDVVVPAELGPMPAWVVPGGSGDRWAVLVHGRGARRHETLRAIPALHAAGLTCLVPSYRNDGDAPRGPDGRYNLGLSEWRDIEDAVRLALARGAREIVLVGWSMGGAIVLQFLDRSPLASDVSRAVLDGPVVDWGDVLRHHAELHRVPAPVSHLGSALMGKHWARRLVGVSESVDVARTNWVTRAEELEHQILLIHSRDDEFVPVGPSEALAAARPDLVTFEPWSLARHCKEWNVDPRRWTDTVLDFVR
- a CDS encoding dihydrofolate reductase family protein; protein product: MRILSADDAATDVSPGSDVDEETLDALYAHDGPLLRLNFVTTLDGAATGSDGLSGSINSSADHRAFTAMRFAADVLLVGAGTARAEGYGSADMPLVVVSRRGHLPETLRGEPDVVLATTSAAGIDEEENTWLCGDETVDLAQVLERARETFGPHVLCEGGPSLAADLAGAGLVDELGLSWTPQVVGGRRVDHPRILDGDGVALRLSCRHLLEEDGTLLGLWRVSR
- a CDS encoding polyphosphate kinase 2 family protein — its product is MAKDKKSAKTSSATSFREVLRADPGTDLSKIDPRGTPGFDGDKAAGQAALAELADVLSELQERLFAESKAGGGRSVLLVVQGMDTAGKGGIMRHVVGAVDPQGVDITSFKAPSAEERKHPFLWRIRNALPEPGMIGVFDRSHYEDVLIVRVHDLVPRAQWSRRYGQINTFEETVADKGTTIIKVMLHISKDEQKERLTERLDRPDKHWKFNPGDIDEREHWDDYQEAYQAVIDKCSTEVAPWYVVPADRKWFARLAVMQLLKEHLEELDPQWPKADFDVAAEQKRLKKS